The nucleotide sequence CATAACGCTTCCCTTAACACTGTGGTAGACAGTTGCAAGGTTGGGGAAGAGGCTGTATGTATGGGATACAACCAGGTTCAGTGAGGGTGTGCAAGGGGGTTGTAGTGCTCACTGCTAAGAAGAATTGtataaaaagaataatataaataaaaacaaataaagagtTATTTTTATGACATAGAATTTGCAAATAAAACAAGTGATTTAAATAAGTAAAATGAGTACACTCTGAGACGAGATGTGCTCAACTGTCTCTTTAGAAGCAAGCATGTAGTTCTAATGTTGATGAGATGAAACATGTAAGTGACGGGTGTAACATATGGTCAAGTTACTGTTACTGTGAATGCAGTCATGTGGCAGACTCCTCAGCCAATTGGGACAATCTCATGGAGGTAAGTCTCTGCCTTTTCATGCTTCGTGGAAATATTGGATAGAATAGAAGAGGAAGTTGGACCATTGGTGAGGGTGCAATTGAAATTAGTTGGTTTATTGGGATACAGAATTGGAAGCTAGACGTTTTGAAATATAGTAGACTATCTGCTGCCTCTCTTtttgatcaagaaaagaaaaatgtttgGCTTTTCTTTACTCTTCTTCCTAGCAGAAAGAGTAATGTTTGCCTcttcttttcccctttttcaCTTCCCAGCTGATTAAAAAACTTCCTTTATCTGTTATGTCAACTGTCATAATGGAGTTCGTAAGCATTCACCAAGCCATAACTGGGAATAATCGTTCATTCTAGTTCATTTGTGGTAGTCTGATAGAGATACTTCAGATTAAGTTTCTTTCTGTAGGATACTTTAGATGTTTCTTTCTGTAGGAATGTGAACTTAGAATCCCTACATTCTGATTGAACCGGATAGTTGTTTTACTATGGTTGAAAGAAAATGGGAAGAAATAATTTCCCAGTTCCCATCTCTACTTTGACTACGAACAATGAAATTTTGCTTAGATTTTTCATCACCCTTCTTGCATTATCTGATATGCGAGCTTTTTGTTCCTTGACAGACCGCAATTTCTGCAACTTGGCTGTTTGTCTCTGCAATTCCAATGCTTCTGGTATGTTTTGATAAATTCTTCCTGGTAATGATATTTTGTCCGCTACTTATTTCTGAGCTTGCGTAAAAGTACGTGTGCGGTAGAACTCTTGAAACAGATTAAGGCTATTGTGAATTTCTTGCCTTTCTAGGACAAATAAATGTTTACTCAACTCCGAAGCAAAAGAAAGTATAATTTATTTGCAGAACAATTAGTCAGACGTAGTGCGTGTTTCTATATCTCAATAACTTAATGCTCAATTTTGACTTTAGGCTTTTAGACGAGCTGCAGAGTCACTAGAGAAGCTAATGTATGTTACTAGAGAGGAGCTTCCTGACACTATGGCTGCAGTTCGACTATCTGGTATGGAGATCAGTGACCTAACTATGGAGCTCAGCGACATAGGGTTAGTACGAAACATATGAatttattcagtcatatgtcatcAGTTAGTGGAATTTTTTCTTGGACATGATGTTAATGTTGTAGTCTTGATCTTCCCAGCCAAGGTTTAACACAAGGCGTTAGAAGCTCAACTCGAGCTGTCCACTTAGCAGAGGAAAGATTGCGGCAGTTTTCAAGCATGCCTCAATCAGGTTATTAGACATTTAGCTGTCATTGCTCTTTTATGATCATCGAAATTGTTTTGAGGTGATGAATTTGGCTTCATCTTTACTTCATTAGCAACCATGCAGGGTCTACTAGTCCCAATGGAGACCAGGACAGCAGGACCAGTTTTAGCCAAAAAGGCGAGGGACCTAAGGGAAGGGATAGTTAAAAGTCGTCAAGTCTTGCAAATGCTTCTCACCCTCACCCGGTATTCCAGGAAggtcttcaatttcttcaaatcCAGGGCAAAGACATAGATCCAAGGAAATCAAATCTGCCTTTGGTTGATATTTGTGGTCCTTTTATTGGTTGTGGTTGAAAGCTCACTTTCACCAAGTCCTAGGCTGTTATATGATCAAAGTAAACTAGCAGACTTCTTTCTTTCTATGTTCATATACTTCAGACTTTTGTCTATGTTAACTTTCCCTAGTTCATGGATTTGGCAGGCTGATCCATAATGTAGTTCAGCTGGATCATACTTTTGTTTATCAAAGAATGTATAGGCTGATCCATAATGTAGTTCAGTTGGATCATACTTTTGTTTATCAAAGAATGTACTTTTTCTACTTTCTTTGCCCCGATTTTCCATAATAGTCAAAGAACTTTGAGAGTATTGTTATGATAGGTCATATGgatgatgaaaattttgatataattGTGCATCAATTTTGACGCTGTTTGAGTAGTTTTTGATGACATCCATCCTATCTCAATACTCATTGTCCAAGGTAGTGTTTAGCCCTGTCAGAATTTTGTTACTGTGGAGCATCCGTTCAACATGGAAAAGACTTATCACCTGATGTTTATACTAATCACACGGGAAAGACTTATCCGCACCTAATGTTTATACTATACTTGTGGTCAAAGAGTATACACATGTACTGTGGGTTTATTTCCCTATATGCAACTGAATTAGCTTTctgaaggaaaaaataaaacaaaaaagcaTCTGAATATATGAATTCGTATGTACTGTTTCTGTTGGCGTTTGACTGCCACCACGGTAGAGTATTTGGGTAGGGATGATTTCTCATCAAGTTCCAAATGTTATGGCGGGGTGGTAGTTGCCTCTTCATTCTCTTATCAGTCCTCCATTTTTGTCTAGCCTATTCTTAATCAGATGCTTCGGATTGAGCTCCGGCAatgaagttatttttttttaaagaatattttatcCCCAACGTGAAACCTGTTGGGCACAAATTTACATTAGTGAACCCAAACGAATACCGGATACTTTaacaaattttgatagcttagtTAGTTATTGCTAAGGGTGTGGGGACAAATGTGGAAATTAGCTTTGAAGAGCAAAATCACATAATTGCAATTTCATAGCTGTATGAATgttaatatatttgtttttttaggAGAAAATTTGGAAAAGATATcctagaaattgaaaaatggaGAGAACACAAAAAGAACGGATCCGATTAGGGATTGGGGAAATTGAAACCCGACGTTAACCGAACACGTAACCTTCTGATCTGGTGTCAGACGCTCTACCATTGCGCCACAGATCCTCAGTGCTATCTTTATGAAAGTAAataattaactattttaaatatttattctgttgaatttcatcagttttttaaaaaatatataattcaacCTTCCTCTGATATAAACATTTTAACATTCTAGTCGTATATAATATAAGGAGTTAGAATTCTACTTTTTCCAGTCTGTTTTGTTAAAAACTTACCCCACAATCTTGATGTGCGTAATATGTATTTGCACACAAATCTTTAACACTTAATCATATGATTATGTTAATGCATTCTCACCTTATCAAGTTAATTAACTAGCAGACTTATATAATATGATGTAAATACTCGATCATTGCATTGCGGGTAAGTATTGtcctatgttttttttttttttggtattttgcCACTCAGAAGAGGCATAACTATATACCAGTACTCAAGCTTTACACTATTAGATCATGCACCTAAGTGATATCTATAGGTAAGATTCCTTATAATATAGGAtttttaatcttaaaaataagataatttatcTAATATAACAGTTTAGGTAACCTGATGTAGGGGCGGATCCACTATTACGGTGTATA is from Capsicum annuum cultivar UCD-10X-F1 chromosome 5, UCD10Xv1.1, whole genome shotgun sequence and encodes:
- the LOC107854143 gene encoding uncharacterized protein LOC107854143 isoform X2, with the protein product MLSTIKLQLSSPLFANNSYQVTAGKLVPHWRFSIRLRRSQLASISVHSENVSSSEPLITSIGSSSAPPQLSQWNLTQRHVNILSFIACTTAISATWLFVSAIPMLLAFRRAAESLEKLMYVTREELPDTMAAVRLSGMEISDLTMELSDIGQGLTQGVRSSTRAVHLAEERLRQFSSMPQSGSTSPNGDQDSRTSFSQKGEGPKGRDS
- the LOC107854143 gene encoding uncharacterized protein LOC107854143 isoform X1, which translates into the protein MLSTIKLQLSSPLFANNSYQVTAGKLVPHWRFSIRLRRSQLASISVHSENVSSSEPLITSIGSSSAPPQLSQWNLTQRHVNILSFIACTTAISATWLFVSAIPMLLAFRRAAESLEKLMYVTREELPDTMAAVRLSGMEISDLTMELSDIGQGLTQGVRSSTRAVHLAEERLRQFSSMPQSATMQGLLVPMETRTAGPVLAKKARDLREGIVKSRQVLQMLLTLTRYSRKVFNFFKSRAKT